One Streptomyces sp. NBC_00435 DNA segment encodes these proteins:
- a CDS encoding lysine biosynthesis protein LysW — MSTPTLSAVCPECETDLTTPPMGKGETLACPECMLTLRVEDVQEDGTLSLAMVEVTLRDWGQ, encoded by the coding sequence ATGTCCACCCCAACCCTCTCCGCCGTCTGCCCCGAGTGCGAGACCGACCTCACCACCCCGCCGATGGGCAAGGGCGAGACCCTCGCCTGCCCCGAGTGCATGCTCACGCTGCGCGTCGAGGACGTCCAGGAGGACGGCACGCTCTCCCTCGCGATGGTCGAGGTAACCCTCCGAGACTGGGGCCAGTGA
- a CDS encoding LeuA family protein, whose amino-acid sequence MAVSENGDSPAKGLPHISDATLRDSAHMAGVEFTAQDAAVIADLLVKTGVELVEVGMVSGPNSKDADLVLATHEAVGPERSLTLVVVRDRQQVEKALDEALRLGVKSVMFSIPTSEEHAKLKLASPSTKYLISVARAAIEGAKERGFHVTFSGEDGARTPRERLVPYVTAGFEAGADRFRLAETVAYLSPWQMEEKIADLTAIDGSEIEIHSHNMLGMAVANSLAAVRAGAQWISTTVGGIGERGGNAPLAELLTSLRVIHGDTRFDLSHLTELSTVALRGAGLGQAFQSGPTTANAFAYELPGQLTTPEAYETLPAELVGNTRELRVRSRLTSALVTWALAEESSGVDIEAFTAWLTERQERSGRPLLDRDAIRKAAIDFRSL is encoded by the coding sequence ATGGCGGTATCAGAGAACGGTGACAGCCCCGCGAAGGGACTGCCTCACATATCCGATGCGACCCTGCGGGACTCCGCTCACATGGCCGGCGTCGAATTCACCGCCCAGGACGCCGCGGTCATCGCGGACCTGCTGGTGAAGACGGGCGTGGAACTGGTCGAGGTGGGGATGGTGTCCGGCCCCAACTCGAAGGACGCCGACCTGGTCCTGGCCACGCACGAGGCGGTGGGACCCGAGCGCAGCCTGACCCTGGTCGTGGTGCGGGACCGCCAGCAGGTGGAGAAGGCACTGGACGAGGCGCTGCGCCTGGGCGTCAAGTCGGTGATGTTCTCGATCCCGACGTCCGAGGAGCACGCGAAGCTCAAGCTGGCCTCGCCGAGCACGAAGTACCTGATCAGCGTCGCCCGGGCGGCCATCGAGGGAGCCAAGGAACGCGGCTTCCACGTGACCTTCAGCGGAGAGGACGGGGCCCGCACACCGCGGGAGCGCCTCGTCCCCTACGTCACCGCCGGGTTCGAGGCGGGCGCGGACCGGTTCCGGCTCGCCGAGACCGTCGCGTACCTCTCGCCCTGGCAGATGGAGGAGAAGATCGCGGACCTGACCGCGATCGACGGCTCCGAGATCGAGATCCACTCGCACAACATGCTGGGCATGGCGGTGGCCAACTCACTGGCCGCCGTCCGCGCCGGCGCCCAGTGGATCTCCACGACCGTGGGCGGAATCGGCGAGCGCGGCGGCAACGCCCCGCTGGCCGAGCTGCTGACCTCGCTCCGCGTCATCCACGGCGACACCCGCTTCGACCTCTCCCACCTCACCGAGCTGTCCACCGTGGCACTCAGGGGAGCGGGCCTGGGGCAGGCGTTCCAGTCCGGGCCCACCACCGCGAACGCCTTCGCGTACGAACTGCCCGGCCAGCTCACCACCCCGGAGGCGTACGAGACCCTCCCCGCCGAGCTCGTCGGCAACACCCGCGAACTGCGCGTCCGCTCGCGCCTGACCAGCGCCCTCGTCACGTGGGCGCTGGCGGAGGAAAGCTCCGGCGTCGACATCGAGGCGTTCACCGCGTGGCTCACGGAGCGTCAGGAGCGCAGCGGTCGTCCGCTGCTCGACCGGGACGCCATCCGCAAGGCCGCCATCGACTTCCGGTCGCTCTGA
- a CDS encoding maleate cis-trans isomerase family protein, which yields MDIFSTPRLGVVVPPENPTAEPEFNRLLGSRMNVYGSRFPTLPGKALLETLESWNDALPESLASFGSMRLDAAVVACSASHYLLSPDGDRKFCAELSERAGFPVQSSTQAILAACAALGVTRMTLVSPYEPWLTETSGRFWQEAGITVDRAVPVPAGDHFDPYEVTTGDILEAVRRAELPDDTALLFTGTGMSTLGALEELARDGDRVLLTSNLASAWWALEAVGAGGAVAGEHPLLGRLAARAAVAR from the coding sequence ATGGACATATTCAGCACACCGCGGCTCGGGGTCGTCGTACCGCCGGAGAACCCCACGGCGGAGCCGGAGTTCAACCGCCTCCTCGGGTCCCGGATGAACGTGTACGGCTCCCGCTTCCCCACGCTTCCGGGCAAGGCCCTGCTGGAAACGCTGGAGAGCTGGAACGACGCGCTGCCCGAATCCCTGGCGTCCTTCGGCTCGATGCGGCTCGACGCCGCTGTGGTCGCGTGCAGCGCCTCGCACTACCTGTTGTCACCCGACGGCGACCGGAAGTTCTGTGCCGAGCTGAGCGAGCGCGCGGGCTTCCCCGTGCAGTCCTCCACCCAGGCCATCCTGGCCGCGTGCGCGGCGCTGGGGGTGACCCGGATGACGCTGGTCTCTCCGTACGAGCCGTGGCTGACCGAGACCTCCGGCCGCTTCTGGCAGGAGGCCGGGATCACGGTCGACCGGGCGGTACCGGTCCCGGCCGGCGATCACTTCGACCCGTACGAGGTGACCACCGGGGACATCCTGGAGGCGGTGCGGCGGGCGGAGCTTCCCGATGACACGGCGCTGCTGTTCACCGGCACGGGGATGTCGACCCTGGGCGCTCTGGAGGAGCTCGCCCGCGACGGCGACCGGGTGCTGCTGACCTCCAACCTGGCCTCCGCCTGGTGGGCGCTGGAGGCCGTGGGAGCCGGTGGCGCCGTCGCCGGGGAGCACCCGCTGCTGGGCCGGCTGGCAGCCCGTGCGGCGGTCGCGCGCTGA
- a CDS encoding response regulator transcription factor, translating into MAEIQAPRTPGPVNVLVVEDPGSASASAESTVRNLRRQGYQARGVATGTDALRMHQRADLVLLDLELPDIDGLEVCRAIRAAGDTPIITFASRDAELDRVLALQAGSDDCVLKSTGAREVMARIEAVMRRVHPQSPAAPESISLRPLHIDGRSREVRLDDRPVEVTSKEFELLYTLASTPERVVSRKELMAKVWECDWTESSRTIDTHVSSLRAKLGSGKWIVTVRGVGYKLGHGRECSEAA; encoded by the coding sequence ATGGCGGAAATCCAGGCACCTAGAACACCGGGGCCGGTGAACGTACTCGTGGTGGAGGATCCCGGGTCGGCGTCGGCATCGGCGGAATCGACGGTACGCAATCTACGCCGGCAGGGGTATCAGGCCAGAGGCGTGGCCACGGGAACGGACGCCCTGAGAATGCACCAGCGGGCCGACCTCGTCCTGCTCGATCTCGAACTTCCCGACATCGACGGACTGGAGGTGTGCCGGGCCATACGCGCCGCCGGCGACACTCCCATCATTACGTTCGCCAGCCGCGACGCCGAATTGGACCGGGTTCTCGCACTCCAGGCGGGATCGGACGACTGTGTTCTCAAATCGACCGGAGCCCGGGAGGTCATGGCCCGTATCGAGGCCGTGATGCGCCGCGTCCACCCGCAGTCGCCCGCTGCCCCCGAATCGATTTCGCTGCGCCCGTTGCACATAGACGGAAGGTCTCGCGAAGTCCGGTTGGACGACCGTCCCGTGGAGGTGACCTCGAAGGAATTCGAGCTCCTCTACACGCTGGCGTCCACGCCGGAAAGGGTCGTTTCCCGAAAGGAGCTCATGGCCAAGGTCTGGGAATGCGACTGGACGGAGTCCAGCCGCACCATCGACACCCACGTCAGCAGCCTGCGCGCCAAGCTCGGGTCCGGCAAATGGATCGTCACGGTACGGGGCGTCGGCTACAAGCTCGGGCACGGTCGCGAGTGCTCCGAGGCGGCCTGA
- a CDS encoding TetR/AcrR family transcriptional regulator yields the protein MVKQERAARTREALVQAAASAFDRAGYEATTLARVSKAAGISIGALTFHFRTKDELADAVQLRGESVLRQATDRAAARGGPPLQSVIALTVRIAGLLEEDATVRAAARLARERVGASAAWSALWLPTLDRLLARAEGELRPGTDRKTVLALVAYLVTGAEAYARDRAGTPGRAADSTEQQLTRIWRVVLPGLAGGDRVSP from the coding sequence ATGGTGAAACAGGAGAGGGCCGCCCGTACCCGGGAGGCCCTGGTGCAGGCCGCGGCCTCGGCGTTCGACCGCGCGGGGTACGAGGCCACGACACTGGCCCGGGTCAGCAAGGCGGCCGGCATCTCCATCGGCGCCCTGACCTTTCACTTCCGGACGAAGGACGAACTGGCGGACGCCGTACAGCTCCGCGGCGAATCCGTCCTCCGGCAGGCGACGGACCGGGCCGCCGCGCGCGGGGGCCCGCCCCTCCAGTCCGTGATCGCCCTGACCGTGCGGATCGCGGGGCTGCTGGAGGAGGACGCCACGGTCCGCGCCGCCGCGCGGCTCGCGCGCGAGCGCGTGGGCGCCAGCGCCGCCTGGTCCGCGCTGTGGCTGCCCACCCTCGACCGGCTGCTCGCGCGGGCGGAGGGCGAACTGCGCCCGGGCACGGACCGCAAGACGGTCCTCGCCCTGGTCGCCTACCTCGTCACCGGCGCCGAGGCCTACGCCCGCGACCGGGCGGGCACCCCGGGGAGAGCGGCCGACAGCACCGAGCAGCAGCTCACGCGGATCTGGCGGGTGGTCCTGCCCGGGCTGGCGGGCGGGGACCGGGTTTCACCGTGA
- a CDS encoding MFS transporter produces the protein MTTQVPADVRPATGEQKLPMLALLALATAVFITSLTETLPAGLLPAMSGDLGVSESATGQTVTIYAIGTALTAIPLTAATAAWRRKRLLLTAMAGFGVANTVTALSTSYALTMGARFVAGVAAGLAWALLAGYARRMAPAHLQGRAIAVSMAGIPVALSLGVPAGTFLGKALSWQIAFLAMTGLTVVLLGWIAAAVPDFPGQRASDGPPMLRALRVPGVTPVLFVTLVLVLAHTILYTFIATFLDELGMGGSTDLVLLVFGVASLVSIWVVGAQINRRLRTLMIASTLLIAVAAAALALLSGSHLVVYAAVTLWGLGWGGAPTLLQTAVGDAGGESADAAQAMLVTSWNGAMAGGGVIGGILLDLLGSRSFPWSVLVFLAPVLVVVLAARTHGFPAKRSSTAS, from the coding sequence ATGACCACACAAGTGCCCGCCGACGTGCGGCCCGCCACCGGGGAGCAGAAGCTCCCGATGCTCGCCCTGCTCGCCCTCGCCACGGCGGTCTTCATCACCAGCCTGACGGAGACCCTGCCCGCGGGCCTGCTGCCCGCGATGAGCGGGGACCTGGGCGTCAGTGAGTCGGCGACCGGCCAGACGGTGACGATCTACGCGATCGGAACCGCCCTCACAGCGATACCCCTGACCGCGGCGACCGCGGCCTGGCGCCGCAAGCGGCTGCTGCTGACCGCCATGGCCGGCTTCGGCGTCGCCAACACGGTCACCGCCCTGTCCACGTCCTACGCCCTGACGATGGGGGCCCGCTTCGTCGCCGGTGTGGCCGCCGGCCTGGCCTGGGCCCTGCTCGCCGGCTACGCCCGGCGGATGGCGCCCGCGCACCTGCAGGGCCGGGCGATCGCCGTCTCCATGGCCGGGATCCCGGTCGCCCTGTCCCTCGGCGTCCCCGCGGGGACCTTCCTCGGCAAGGCCCTGAGCTGGCAGATCGCGTTCCTCGCCATGACCGGGCTCACCGTCGTCCTGCTCGGCTGGATCGCCGCGGCGGTCCCCGACTTCCCGGGGCAGCGCGCCAGCGACGGGCCTCCGATGCTGCGGGCCCTGCGGGTCCCCGGAGTCACCCCGGTCCTGTTCGTGACCCTGGTCCTCGTCCTGGCCCACACCATCCTCTACACCTTCATCGCGACCTTCCTCGACGAGCTGGGCATGGGCGGCTCCACCGACCTGGTCCTGCTCGTCTTCGGCGTCGCCTCGCTCGTGAGCATCTGGGTCGTGGGCGCCCAGATCAACCGCAGGCTGCGCACGCTCATGATCGCGAGCACCCTGCTGATCGCCGTGGCGGCCGCCGCGCTGGCCCTGCTCTCCGGCAGCCACCTCGTGGTCTACGCCGCGGTGACCCTGTGGGGCCTGGGCTGGGGCGGTGCACCGACGCTGCTCCAGACGGCCGTGGGCGACGCGGGCGGGGAGTCGGCCGACGCCGCCCAGGCCATGCTCGTCACCTCGTGGAACGGGGCCATGGCCGGCGGCGGAGTCATCGGCGGCATCCTCCTCGACCTCCTCGGTTCCCGTTCGTTCCCCTGGAGCGTCCTGGTGTTCCTCGCGCCGGTCCTCGTCGTGGTGCTCGCCGCCCGGACGCACGGCTTTCCCGCCAAGCGGTCCAGTACGGCTTCCTGA
- a CDS encoding sigma-70 family RNA polymerase sigma factor produces MTDTTTVLATETDEQRSTRFERDAVGYRPLLYSHAARLTRNPADAEDLVQETYTRAYRSFHQFRPGTNLRAWLLRILTNAFLTDYRKQQVGPRFAHTSDIEDWQLASAASHTSGGLPSAESQVMDRIPDPVISEALRAIPGDFRTVVYLADVEGLPYDEIAELVGIPYGTVNSRLHRGRRRLRTLLDGHLGHRAAAGAQHHAVP; encoded by the coding sequence ATGACGGACACGACCACGGTCCTCGCCACAGAGACGGACGAGCAGCGCTCGACTCGCTTCGAGCGGGACGCCGTCGGCTACCGCCCCCTGCTGTACTCCCACGCGGCCCGGCTGACCCGCAATCCCGCGGACGCCGAGGACCTCGTGCAGGAGACCTACACCAGGGCGTACCGCAGCTTCCACCAGTTCCGCCCGGGTACCAACCTGCGGGCCTGGCTGCTGCGGATCCTCACCAACGCCTTCCTCACCGACTACCGCAAACAGCAGGTGGGGCCGCGCTTCGCGCACACCTCGGACATCGAGGACTGGCAGCTCGCCAGCGCCGCCTCCCACACCTCCGGGGGGCTTCCCTCGGCGGAGTCCCAGGTCATGGACCGGATACCCGACCCGGTGATCAGCGAGGCGCTGCGGGCGATCCCGGGCGATTTCCGCACCGTCGTCTACCTCGCCGACGTCGAGGGCCTGCCGTACGACGAGATCGCCGAACTGGTCGGCATTCCGTACGGCACGGTCAACTCCCGCCTGCACCGCGGCCGAAGGCGGCTGCGGACCCTGCTCGACGGGCACCTGGGGCACCGGGCCGCGGCCGGCGCCCAGCACCACGCCGTCCCGTAG
- a CDS encoding IS701 family transposase — MTAHTRTGALVAANTADTALEDFTERLFGHLPRADQRRWAQVYLRGLLTTPGKKSVRQLAAAVTESPTASQSLQQFISASPWDWGPARRELLRWIEERHTAHAWTIGEAVLPKRGDHSVGVHRRFDPAAGRTVNCQLGFGLFLSLDGASVPVDWRLLLPGTWSADPALRRRARISPEVAHQAPEALVLELIDAISAHTSSVRAPVVADLSRLPGAGALIGMLGRRGQDFLVSVPATLAVSAAGIANDRGGPAGTLRSTTTAGEFARLGLTRHPYAALLTGPDGTPRRPRIQSGLVRVPGAETGSAGPRRTYRLFGERHPGNGSGSGRRDRQVWLTNMNEHQMDDLLRLVRRPAESAHALSSLAGEFGLLDFEGRSFPGWHHHMTLMSAAYAYESLSARRRQPGRAPAQEVRRSA, encoded by the coding sequence ATGACGGCACATACCCGGACCGGAGCCCTCGTCGCCGCGAACACCGCGGACACGGCTCTGGAAGACTTCACCGAACGCCTCTTCGGCCACTTACCCCGAGCCGACCAGCGCCGGTGGGCCCAGGTCTACCTGCGGGGGCTGCTGACCACCCCGGGCAAGAAGTCCGTACGCCAGCTCGCCGCCGCCGTCACCGAATCGCCCACCGCGTCCCAGTCCCTCCAGCAGTTCATCAGCGCGAGCCCCTGGGACTGGGGCCCGGCCCGCCGGGAGCTGCTCCGCTGGATCGAGGAACGGCACACGGCACACGCCTGGACCATCGGTGAGGCCGTCCTGCCCAAGCGCGGCGATCATTCGGTCGGCGTGCACCGGCGTTTCGATCCCGCCGCCGGACGGACCGTCAACTGCCAGCTCGGCTTCGGGCTCTTCCTGTCCCTGGACGGGGCGAGCGTGCCCGTCGACTGGCGGCTGCTGCTCCCCGGGACCTGGTCGGCGGACCCGGCCCTGCGCCGGCGGGCGCGCATCTCGCCCGAGGTCGCGCACCAGGCGCCCGAGGCCCTCGTGCTCGAGCTCATCGACGCGATCTCCGCCCACACCTCGTCCGTCCGGGCCCCCGTGGTCGCCGATCTGAGCCGGCTCCCCGGCGCCGGTGCGCTGATCGGCATGCTCGGCCGGCGCGGCCAGGACTTCCTGGTGTCCGTCCCGGCCACCCTCGCGGTCAGTGCCGCCGGGATAGCCAACGACCGCGGCGGGCCCGCCGGAACGCTCCGGTCCACGACCACCGCGGGCGAGTTCGCGCGGCTCGGCCTCACCCGCCATCCGTACGCGGCCCTGCTCACCGGCCCCGACGGAACCCCGCGAAGGCCCCGGATCCAGTCGGGGCTGGTGCGGGTACCCGGTGCGGAGACAGGGAGCGCCGGACCGCGCCGGACGTACCGCCTGTTCGGCGAACGGCACCCCGGCAACGGCTCCGGCTCCGGCCGGCGGGACCGGCAGGTCTGGCTCACCAACATGAACGAGCACCAGATGGACGATCTGCTCCGCCTGGTCCGCCGGCCGGCCGAGTCCGCCCACGCCCTCAGCTCACTGGCGGGCGAGTTCGGCCTCCTCGACTTCGAGGGGCGTTCCTTCCCCGGCTGGCACCACCACATGACGCTGATGTCGGCCGCGTACGCCTACGAGAGCCTCTCGGCGCGGCGTCGGCAGCCGGGTCGCGCCCCGGCGCAGGAGGTGCGGCGCTCCGCCTGA
- a CDS encoding ScbR family autoregulator-binding transcription factor produces the protein MAERKRERVPQNRAIQTKATILRAAAEVFDEFGFSGASISKIMKRADVTQGGMYFHFASKEELAYAVMVGQGDGLVFPSGEDGLQRLVDITLYLADQLRHNPVLRAGVRLAVEQGEFGLRDDVAYQAWVLEFRQQLRFARSKGELQPDVDDHELAWILVSSFTGAQIFSQMSTGRADLPQRIASLWRYLLPAIATEEARGALRLTLPQAEPGE, from the coding sequence ATGGCTGAGCGCAAGCGAGAGCGGGTCCCCCAGAACCGCGCGATCCAGACCAAAGCGACCATCCTGCGGGCGGCCGCAGAAGTCTTCGACGAGTTCGGCTTCAGCGGCGCCAGCATCAGCAAGATCATGAAGCGGGCCGACGTCACCCAGGGTGGAATGTACTTCCACTTCGCGTCAAAGGAAGAACTCGCCTACGCCGTCATGGTCGGGCAGGGCGACGGCCTCGTCTTCCCGTCCGGGGAGGACGGGCTGCAGCGCCTGGTGGACATCACGCTCTACCTCGCGGACCAGCTGCGGCACAACCCGGTGCTCCGGGCCGGCGTACGGCTGGCGGTGGAGCAGGGGGAGTTCGGTCTGCGCGACGACGTCGCCTACCAGGCCTGGGTCCTCGAGTTCCGCCAGCAGCTGCGCTTCGCCCGCTCGAAGGGCGAGCTCCAGCCGGACGTCGACGACCACGAGCTCGCCTGGATCCTGGTCAGCTCCTTCACCGGAGCGCAGATCTTCTCCCAGATGTCCACCGGGCGGGCCGACCTCCCGCAGCGGATCGCCTCCCTCTGGCGCTACCTCCTGCCGGCCATCGCCACCGAGGAGGCCCGCGGCGCGCTGCGCCTTACGCTGCCGCAGGCGGAGCCCGGCGAGTAG
- a CDS encoding matrixin family metalloprotease — translation MRTSRLLVGAASAAVVLTLTVLLAPDASAGPGPAVPVRPANPAPEAGLGVTAGGGHPVEVEARYATADGVTHVTTYLAAPGVSARQLAGRLSYDSVRYFIDGTVSIKYNNSYPSNHRAVVCHESGHAFGLGHNTSTNSCLYASNPQANLPNADDCAEIVNQLYPR, via the coding sequence GTGCGTACGTCACGCTTGCTCGTCGGCGCCGCGTCCGCGGCCGTCGTACTGACCCTGACCGTGCTGCTGGCCCCGGACGCTTCCGCCGGGCCCGGGCCGGCCGTCCCGGTGCGGCCCGCGAATCCGGCGCCCGAGGCCGGGCTGGGGGTGACCGCCGGGGGCGGGCACCCCGTGGAGGTCGAGGCCCGGTACGCCACCGCCGACGGGGTCACGCACGTGACCACGTACCTGGCCGCCCCCGGCGTCAGCGCGCGGCAGCTGGCCGGCAGACTGAGCTACGACTCCGTCCGCTACTTCATCGACGGGACGGTGTCGATCAAGTACAACAACTCCTACCCGTCGAACCACCGGGCCGTCGTCTGCCACGAGAGCGGCCACGCGTTCGGCCTGGGCCACAACACGAGTACGAACAGCTGCCTCTACGCGTCGAACCCGCAGGCCAACCTGCCCAACGCGGACGACTGCGCGGAGATCGTGAACCAGCTGTACCCGCGCTGA
- a CDS encoding SigE family RNA polymerase sigma factor: MQRDAEFTRFAQAVYPRMLRTALLLTADRDTAQDLTQAALLRVYLAWPRHRAWDDPAAYARRVLVNVHGSWWRRRWRGELPHGVLPDTAGPEPEPGWGRRVDLARALAALPSEQRTVLVLRFYEDLGIAETAELIGCSAGTVKSRTARGWPGCGPMPP; the protein is encoded by the coding sequence GTGCAGCGGGACGCGGAGTTCACCCGGTTCGCGCAGGCGGTGTACCCCCGCATGCTGCGCACCGCGCTGCTGCTCACCGCCGACCGGGACACCGCCCAGGACCTCACGCAGGCGGCGCTCCTGCGCGTCTACCTGGCCTGGCCCAGACACCGGGCCTGGGACGATCCGGCCGCCTACGCCCGCCGGGTGCTCGTCAACGTCCACGGCTCCTGGTGGCGCCGCCGCTGGCGCGGCGAACTGCCGCACGGGGTGCTCCCCGACACGGCCGGCCCCGAGCCGGAGCCCGGATGGGGCCGCCGGGTGGACCTGGCACGCGCCCTGGCCGCGCTGCCGTCCGAGCAACGCACCGTACTGGTGCTGCGGTTCTACGAGGACCTCGGCATCGCGGAAACGGCGGAGCTGATCGGCTGCAGCGCCGGGACCGTGAAATCGCGTACGGCCAGGGGCTGGCCCGGTTGCGGGCCCATGCCGCCCTGA
- a CDS encoding TetR/AcrR family transcriptional regulator, producing MPRASLSAEAVVDVALRIVDEEGPAALTLSAVAGRAGVATPSLYKHVRNLAELRDLLSARIMNELADETGVAVIGRSADDAIRAFMTAWRSYALRHPHRYAALLHSPEPRTAEAGERLITILFATLRAYGLEDSAAIHAARCLRATVHGFVSLETGGGFALPEALDESYALLTHMVVTGLNTPH from the coding sequence GTGCCTAGGGCGTCGCTCTCCGCGGAGGCGGTGGTCGACGTGGCACTGCGGATCGTCGACGAGGAGGGCCCGGCGGCCCTGACCCTGTCGGCGGTCGCCGGCCGGGCGGGCGTGGCGACCCCCTCCCTGTACAAGCACGTACGCAACCTCGCCGAGCTCCGCGACCTCCTGTCGGCACGGATCATGAACGAGCTGGCGGACGAGACGGGTGTCGCCGTCATCGGCCGCTCCGCCGACGACGCCATACGCGCCTTCATGACGGCCTGGCGCAGCTACGCCCTGCGCCACCCCCACCGCTACGCGGCCCTCCTGCACAGCCCCGAACCGCGTACGGCCGAAGCCGGGGAACGTCTGATCACCATCCTCTTCGCCACCCTGCGCGCCTACGGCCTCGAGGACTCCGCCGCCATCCACGCGGCCCGCTGCCTGCGCGCCACGGTCCACGGTTTCGTCTCCCTCGAAACCGGAGGCGGGTTCGCACTGCCCGAAGCCCTGGACGAGAGCTACGCACTCCTGACCCACATGGTCGTCACGGGGCTGAACACGCCCCACTGA
- a CDS encoding alpha/beta fold hydrolase, which produces MTDFLKTDGGQLAYEVTGEGPLIVLAHGMGDNRAAYRESAALLVAAGYRVAATDLRGHGESSTGWASYTRTDVAGDLLALIRHLGGPAVIVGHSFAGGAATIAAAQEPALVSAIVEISPFTRAQKIEFGALGSNARYRKGMLLLMGTGMLRSAGLWKRYLEHAYPGTRPAGFADHLAALESDLRRPGRMAVVAKMGMSAPTDAGARLGDVQCPALVIEGTLDPDWADPRAEGAAIVSELPAGRGRLEVIEGAGHYAHAQFPAETAAAVVSFLNEAARA; this is translated from the coding sequence ATGACGGACTTTCTGAAAACCGACGGCGGACAGCTCGCGTACGAGGTCACGGGCGAGGGTCCGCTGATCGTGCTCGCCCACGGCATGGGCGACAACCGCGCGGCCTACCGCGAGAGCGCCGCCCTCCTCGTCGCCGCCGGATACCGCGTGGCCGCCACCGACCTGCGCGGACACGGGGAGTCGAGCACCGGCTGGGCCTCGTACACCCGCACCGACGTGGCGGGCGACCTGCTCGCCCTGATCCGGCACCTGGGCGGCCCCGCCGTCATCGTCGGCCACTCCTTCGCCGGTGGCGCCGCCACCATCGCGGCGGCTCAGGAGCCCGCGCTGGTCAGCGCGATCGTCGAGATCAGCCCCTTCACCCGCGCGCAGAAGATCGAGTTCGGCGCCCTCGGGTCCAACGCCCGCTACCGCAAGGGGATGCTGCTCCTCATGGGCACCGGCATGCTGCGCAGCGCCGGCCTGTGGAAGCGCTACCTCGAGCACGCCTACCCGGGCACCCGCCCCGCCGGCTTCGCCGACCACCTCGCCGCCCTCGAGAGCGACCTGCGCCGGCCGGGCCGGATGGCCGTCGTCGCCAAGATGGGCATGTCCGCCCCCACCGACGCGGGCGCCCGCCTCGGCGACGTCCAGTGCCCCGCACTGGTCATCGAGGGCACCCTGGACCCCGACTGGGCCGACCCCCGCGCCGAGGGCGCGGCCATCGTCTCGGAGCTGCCCGCCGGCCGAGGCCGCCTCGAAGTGATCGAGGGCGCGGGCCACTACGCCCACGCGCAGTTCCCCGCCGAAACCGCCGCCGCCGTCGTGTCCTTCCTGAACGAGGCCGCCCGTGCCTAG
- a CDS encoding ABC transporter permease — protein MSSLSLAVRDSATMLRRNLLHARRYPSLTLNLLLTPIILLLLFVYVFGDVMSAGMGGGGADRSEYIAYVVPGILLMTIGGTTVGTAVSVSNDMTEGIIARFRTMAIHRGSVLIGHVVGSVLQSIVSVVLVGAVAVAIGFRSTDATPLEWLAALGLLALVSLALTWIAVGMGLVSPNAEAASNNALPLIVLPLISSAFVPVDAMPGWFQPIAEYQPFTPAIETLRGLLLGSGIGHNGWLAVAWCLALSALGYFWSKASFNRDPK, from the coding sequence ATGAGCTCGCTCTCCCTCGCCGTCCGCGACTCGGCCACGATGCTGCGCCGCAACCTCCTGCACGCCCGGCGCTACCCGTCCCTCACCCTCAACCTGCTGCTCACGCCGATCATCCTGCTGCTGCTCTTCGTCTACGTCTTCGGTGACGTGATGAGCGCGGGCATGGGTGGTGGCGGCGCCGATCGATCCGAGTACATCGCGTACGTCGTACCGGGCATCCTGCTGATGACCATCGGCGGCACCACGGTCGGGACCGCGGTGTCGGTCTCCAACGATATGACCGAGGGGATCATCGCCCGCTTCCGCACCATGGCGATCCACCGCGGCTCGGTACTGATCGGGCACGTCGTCGGCAGCGTGCTGCAGTCCATCGTGAGCGTGGTCCTCGTGGGCGCCGTCGCGGTGGCCATCGGCTTCCGTTCGACCGACGCCACGCCCCTGGAATGGCTGGCGGCCCTGGGGCTGCTCGCGCTCGTCTCCCTGGCGCTCACCTGGATCGCGGTCGGCATGGGTCTGGTAAGCCCGAACGCCGAGGCGGCCAGCAACAACGCGCTGCCGCTGATCGTCCTGCCGCTCATCTCGAGCGCCTTCGTCCCCGTCGACGCCATGCCGGGCTGGTTCCAGCCGATCGCCGAGTACCAGCCCTTCACCCCGGCCATCGAGACCCTGCGCGGACTGCTGCTCGGCAGCGGGATCGGCCACAACGGATGGCTCGCGGTGGCCTGGTGCCTGGCTCTCTCCGCGCTCGGCTACTTCTGGTCGAAGGCGTCCTTCAACCGCGATCCGAAGTAG